One stretch of Podospora pseudoanserina strain CBS 124.78 chromosome 4, whole genome shotgun sequence DNA includes these proteins:
- the VMA10 gene encoding H(+)-transporting V1 sector ATPase subunit G (COG:C; EggNog:ENOG503P53V; BUSCO:EOG09265PWR; antiSMASH:Cluster_2), with product MSAQNSAGIQTLLDAERDASKIVQKAREYRTKRVREARDEAKKEIEAYRAKKEEEYKKFEAEHTQGNKAAEEEANKEADDQIAKIREAGKKNQDEVINDLLEAVFNPRPEPIAA from the exons ATG TCGGCCCAAAACTCCGCCGGGATCCAGACCCTTCTCGAC GCTGAGAGAGACGCCAGCAAGATTGTGCAAAAGG CTCGCGAGT ACCGCACCAAGCGCGTCCGTGAAGCCCGCGACGAAGCCAAAAAGGAGATTGAAGCCTACCgcgccaagaaggaggaggagtacaaGAAGTTTGAGGCCGAG CACACCCAAGGCAACaaggccgccgaggaagaagccaaCAAGGAGGCCGACGATCAGATCGCCAAGATCAGGGAGGCGGGCAAGAAGAACCAGGACGAGGTCATCAATGATCTGCTCGAGGCTGTGTTTAACCCCAGGCCGGAGCCTATTGCTgcttga
- a CDS encoding hypothetical protein (EggNog:ENOG503P6MU; COG:S; antiSMASH:Cluster_2; BUSCO:EOG09265K5D), with the protein MSKASKLTLLGTSLFALGTVVFVHYQQKAEQQAMHQGVIRDMEQQRLKRERQADFDMQRALEAEYKKDQSVRDTTAEMDPALSKRGGLNVPVAR; encoded by the exons atgTCAAAAGCCTCCAAACTCACCCTCCTGGgaacctccctcttcgcgCTGGGCACAGTAGTCTTCGTGCACTACCAGCAAAAGGCCGAGCAACAA GCCATGCACCAAGGCGTAATCCGCGACATGGAACAACAACGCCTAAAACGCGAGCGACAAGCCGACTTCGACATGCAGCGCGCCCTCGAGGCCGAGTACAAAAAGGACCAAAGCGTCAGGGACACAACCGCCGAGATGGACCCAGCACTGTCAAAAAGAGGGGGGTTGAACGTGCCGGTAGCCAGGTAG
- the RPB2 gene encoding DNA-directed RNA polymerase II subunit RPB2 (antiSMASH:Cluster_2; EggNog:ENOG503NW78; COG:K) yields MADYATQSQSYGGYGDEFDDDNNYENGDELGVDQDEAAITPEDCWDVISAYFDMKGLVSQQIDSFDEFTSSTIQSLVDEYADLTLDHPNPGDDQGRDIALRRYDIHFGNVMISKPTLTEISGETTSLLPYECRDRNLTYSAPMYCKVSKRARVAINEPVPLNELDDEQHELMRETGEHPMTIRWEEEESDMPGEGSKGENDRGDLIFLGKLPVMVKSQICHLYGEDDESLFVLNECPYDQGGYFIINGSEKVLIAQERSAANIVQVFKKPPGGSVSYQAEIRSALEKGSRLISSLQMKLHTKASNEKGRLANTVSVTLPYVREDVSLAIVFRALGIVSDEDILNHICYDRKDTQMLEALRPCIEEAFCIQDREIALDFIGKRGNGNMGQNRMNRIRAAKDLLQKEMLPHISQTEGCETRKAFFLGYMVNKLLQCALGRRDTDDRDHFGKKRLDLAGPLLAKLFRGVVRRMTQDLMGYMKRCLDTNKHFTLALGIKANTLTNALKYSLATGNWGDQKKAMSSTAGVSQVLNRYTFASTLSHLRRTNTPIGRDGKLAKPRQLHNTHWGLVCPAETPEGQACGLVKNLSLMCYVSVGTPADPIVDFMTARGMDVLEEYEPLRAPNATKVFVNGTWVGVHNDPKQLVTLVQDLRRKNVISFEVSLVRDIREREFKIFSDAGRVMRPLFTVEQEEKGNHGVEKGQLILNKDHIARLQRDKELGKYHPDYWGWQGLLKSGAIEYLDAEEEETTMICMTPQDLDDFRMTKLGFHIETTSGQGNNRIRTKVNKTTHMYTHCEIHPAMLLGICASIIPFPDHNQSPRNTYQSAMGKQAMGFFLTNYSRRMDTMANILYYPQKPLATTRSMEFLKFRELPAGQNAIVAILCYSGYNQEDSVVMNQSSIDRGIFRSLFFRSYTDCEKRVGINIVEMFEKPTRGDTLRLKHGTYDKLDADGIIAPGIRVSGEDIIIGKTSPINPDNAELGQRQQQHVKRDASTPLRSTESGIVDSVVLTTNQDGMRYVKVRVRTTKIPQIGDKFASRHGQKGTIGLTYRMEDMPFTAEGITPDIIINPHAIPSRMTIAHLVECLLSKVATLKGLEGDATPFTDVTVDSVSDLLREQGYQSRGFEILYHGHTGRKLRAQCFFGPTYYQRLRHMVDDKIHARARGPVQIMTRQPVEGRARDGGLRFGEMERDCMIAHGAASFLKERLFEVSDAYRVHICEICGLMTPIANLTKQSFECRPCKNKTKIAQVHMPYAAKLLFQELMSMGIASRMFTSRSGISVR; encoded by the exons ATGGCTGATTACGCGACCCAGAGTCAGTCGTATGGCGGCTACGGCGACGAGTTCGACGATGACAACAACTACGAAAATGGCGACGAGTTGGGCGTCGATCAGGACGAGGCCGCCATCACACCGGAGGATTGCTGGGATGTCATCTCGGCCTACTTTGATATGAAGGGTCTGGTGTCGCAACAGATTGATTCTTTTGATGAATTCACCAGCAGTACCATCCAGTCTCTCGTCGACGAATATGCCGATCTCACACTCGACCATCCCAATCCCGGTGACGACCAGGGCAGAGATATCGCCCTGCGGAGATACGACATTCATTTCGGCAACGTCATGATCTCGAAGCCCACCCTCACCGAAATTTCAGGCGAGACAACCAGTCTCTTGCCCTACGAGTGCCGCGACCGTAACCTCACATACTCTGCACCCATGTACTGCAAGGTTTCCAAGCGCGCCCGTGTTGCCATCAACGAGCCCGTTCCACTAAACGAGCTGGATGATGAGCAGCACGAGCTTATGCGGGAGACGGGCGAGCACCCGATGACGATTcgatgggaggaggaagagagcgaCATGCCTGGAGAGGGCTCCAAGGGGGAGAATGATAGGGGCGATCTCATTTTCCTCGGCAAGCTTCCCGTCATGGTCAAGTCGCAAATCTGCCACTTGTacggcgaggacgacgagtCGCTCTTTGTGCTCAACGAGTGCCCTTACGACCAGGGTGGTTACTTTATCATCAACGGTTCCGAGAAGGTCTTGATCGCCCAGGAGCGATCGGCGGCCAACATTGTCCAAGTCTTCAAGAAGCCACCAGGAGGCAGTGTCTCGTACCAGGCTGAGATCAGGAGTGCTCTTGAAAAGGGCTCTCGTCTGATTTCGTCGCTGCAAATGAAGTTGCACACCAAGGCATCCAACGAGAAGGGCAGATTGGCCAATACCGTGAGCGTTACTCTGCCCTACGTCCGTGAGGAtgtctccctcgccatcgtcTTCCGTGCTCTTGGCATTGTGTCCGACGAGGATATCCTGAACCACATTTGCTACGATCGCAAGGACACACAGATGCTGGAGGCTTTGCGGCCTTGCATCGAGGAGGCTTTCTGCATCCAGGACCGAGAAATTGCTCTGGACTTTATCGGCAAGCGTGGCAACGGGAATATGGGTCAGAACCGCATGAACCGCATCAGGGCCGCGAAGGATCTTCTTCAGAAGGAGATGTTGCCCCACATCTCACAGACAGAAGGTTGTGAAACGAGgaaagccttcttcttgggctaCATGGTCAACAAGCTTCTTCAATGCGCGCTCGGTCGCAGGGATACTGACGACCGTGATCACtttgggaagaagaggttggattTGGCTGGTCCGCTTTTGGCCAAGCTCTTCCGTGGCGTTGTTCGTCGCATGACACAGGATCTCATGGGGTACATGAAGCGCTGCCTCGACACCAACAAGCATTTCACTCTGGCTCTCGGCATCAAGGCCAACACATTGACAAACGCTCTCAAGTACTCGTTGGCCACCGGGAACTGGGGTGATCAGAAGAAGGCCATGAGCTCCACGGCTGGTGTGTCACAGGTGTTGAACCGTTATACCTTTGCCTCCACGCTGTCCCATTTGAGACGTACCAATACGCCCATCGGGCGTGACGGCAAGCTTGCCAAACCCAGACAGCTTCACAACACCCATTGGGGTTTGGTCTGCCCAGCCGAGACGCCTGAGGGACAGGCTTGCGGTCTGGTCAAGAACTTGTCTCTGATGTGCTACGTGAGTGTGGGTACTCCGGCTGACCCAATCGTCGACTTCATGACGGCCCGCGGCATGGATGTCTTGGAGGAGTACGAGCCGCTTCGCGCGCCCAACGCGACCAAGGTGTTTGTGAACGGCACATGGGTGGGTGTGCACAACGACCCCAAGCAGCTCGTCACGTTGGTACAAGATCTGAGGCGGAAGAACGTAATCAGTTTCGAAGTGTCCCTTGTTCGGGACATTCGCGAGCGCGAGTTCAAGATCTTCTCTGATGCCGGCCGTGTCATGAGACCGCTCTTCACTGTTgagcaagaggagaagggcaaCCACGGCGTAGAAAAGGGGCAACTTATTCTCAACAAGGACCACATTGCCAGGCTCCAAAGGGACAAGGAACTTGGCAAGTATCACCCGGACTACTGGGGTTGGCAAGGTCTCCTTAAATCGGGGGCCATTGAATACCtggacgccgaggaggaagaaaccACTATGATCTGCATGACCCCTCAGGATCTGGATGATTTCCGCATGACCAAGCTAGGATTCCATATCGAAACCACCTCTGGCCAAGGCAACAACAGGATCCGCACCAAGGTCAACAAGACGACACACATGTACACGCATTGCGAAATCCACCCCGCCATGCTTCTCGGTATCTGCGCCAGTATCATTCCGTTCCCCGACCACAACCAGTCGCCCCGTAACACATATCAGTCTGCCATGGGTAAGCAGGCCATGGGCTTCTTCCTTACCAACTATTCCCGCCGCATGGACACCATGGCCAATATTCTGTATTACCCACAAAAGCCGTTGGCTACCACGCGGTCCATGGAGTTCCTCAAGTTCCGAGAGTTGCCTGCCGGTCAGAACGCCATTGTGGCCATCCTCTGTTATTCTGGCTACAACCAGGAAGATTCCGTCGTCATGAACCAGAGCAGCATTGATCGCGGCATCTTCCGCAGTCTGTTCTTCCGTTCTTACACGGACTGCGAGAAGCGGGTGGGTATCAATATTGTGGAGATGTTTGAGAAGCCAACCCGCGGTGACACGTTGAGGTTGAAACACGGGACGTACGACAAACTGGATGCTGACGGAATTATTGCTCCTGGCATCCGTGTGTCGGGCgaagacatcatcatcggaaAGACGTCGCCCATCAACCCTGACAATGCCGAACTtgggcagcggcagcagcagcatgtcAAGCGTGATGCGTCGACGCCTCTTCGCAGCACCGAGAGTGGTATTGTGGACTCGGTCGTGCTCACGACCAACCAAGACGGCATGCGCTACGTCAAGGTCAGGGTGCGGACAACCAAGATTCCTCAGATTGGCGACAAGTTTGCGTCTCGCCACGGGCAAAAAGGTACCATTGGACTCACCTATCGGATGGAGGACATGCCCTTTACGGCCGAAGGCATCACGccagacatcatcatcaacccccacgcCATTCCGTCCCGTATGACCATTGCCCATTTGGTCGAGTGTCTGCTTTCCAAGGTGGCCACACTTAAGGGCCTGGAAGGCGACGCCACCCCCTTTACGGACGTGACGGTCGACTCGGTCTCTGACCTGCTCCGCGAGCAGGGGTACCAGTCTCGTGGCTTCGAGATCCTGTACCACGGCCACACTGGACGCAAACTCCGGGCCCAGTGCTTCTTTGGTCCCACCTACTACCAGCGTCTCAGACACATGGTGGACGACAAGATCCACGCGCGTGCTCGTGGGCCGGTCCAGATCATGACCCGTCAGCCAGTTGAGGGTCGTGCCAGAGACGGCGGTCTCCGTTTCGGAGAAATGGAACGTGATTGTATGATTGCCCACGGCGCCGCATCGTTCTTGAAGGAGCGTCTGTTTGAGGTGTCTGATGCGTACCGCGTGCACATTTGCGAAATTTGCGGGTTGATGACGCCTATCGC GAACCTCACCAAGCAATCCTTCGAATGCCGGCCTTgcaagaacaagaccaagattGCGCAGGTACACATGCCGTACGCGGCCAAGCTGCTTTTCCAGGAGCTCATGTCGATGGGCATTGCCTCGCGCATGTTTACCAGCAGGTCGGGTATCTCGGTCCGCTAA
- a CDS encoding Endoglucanase 5A (CAZy:GH45; EggNog:ENOG503P08U; COG:O), whose amino-acid sequence MRSSAVLQTSLLAVLPLAVQAQGASGSGKSTRYWDCCKPSCAWPGKAAVNRPVFACDANFQRISDSGVASGCNGGSAYSCADHSAWAINDNLSYGFAATALSGGSEASWCCACYELTFTDGPVAGKKMVVQSTSTGGDLGSNHFDLNIPGGGVGLFDGCKPQFGGLPGATYGGISDRSQCASFPDALKPGCNWRFDWFKNADNPSFTFRQVQCPSELTARSGCKRDDDSRFPVFSPPGGGSQPQPQPTSSAAQNPNPTPSAAPGGCRAAKYAQCGGQGFTGCTACEAGSTCTASNQWYSQCL is encoded by the exons ATGCGTTCCTCAGCTGTTCTTCAGACTTCTCTCCTTGCTGTCCTGCCTCTTGCCGTTCAGGCTCAGGGCGCCTCTGGGTCTGGCAAGTCTACCAGATACTGGGACTGCTGCAAGCCATCATGTGCCTGGCCAGGTAAGGCGGCGGTCAACAGACCCGTCTTTGCCTGTGACGCCAACTTTCAGCGCATTTCCGATTCTGGTGTTGCCTCTGGCTGCAATGGTGGCTCTGCCTACTCGTGCGCTGACCACAGTGCCTGGGCCATCAACGACAACCTCTCCTATGGCTTCGCTGCCACTGCTCTGAGCGGGGGATCCGAAGCTTCTTGGTGCTGTGCCTGTTACGA ACTCACCTTCACCGACGGCCCCGTCGCCGGCAAGAAAATGGTCGTCCAgtccacctccaccggcgGCGACCTCGGAAGCAACCACTTCGACCTCAACAtccccggcggcggtgtcGGCCTTTTCGACGGCTGCAAGCCCCAATTCGGCGGCCTCCCCGGCGCCACCTACGGCGGTATCTCCGACCGCAGCCAGTGCGCCTCGTTCCCCGACGCCCTCAAGCCCGGGTGCAACTGGAGGTTTGACTGGTTCAAGAACGCGGATAACCCGTCGTTTACCTTCAGACAAGTCCAGTGCCCGTCTGAGTTGACGGCGAGGAGCGGGTGCAAGCGGGATGACGATTCCCGGTTCCCGGTATTTTCTCCCCCGGGAGGCGGCAGCCAGCCCCAGCCTCAGCCGACTAGCAGTGCGGCGCAGAACCCGAACCCGACTCCTAGCGCGGCGCCGGGTGGGTGCAGGGCTGCGAAGTATGCGCAGTGTGGTGGGCAGGGGTTTACGGGGTGCACTGCTTGTGAGGCGGGGAGCACTTGCACTGCTAGCAATCAGTGGTATTCCCAGTGCCTATAA
- a CDS encoding hypothetical protein (COG:S; EggNog:ENOG503NZSY) translates to MRYIPHRLWPEKLASLIRTCLSSDPLLVDQAGRYRSISQLCTYSKDQLDSHGNPLFPDSDDTSGPLSSQYQSQDQEILLDYGLHIVSADDMIARVRSLMKSRDWQKFLGNQDKDRRSRIRAWASGAFGDGHSIDLKTLGLLSLVPGGLNRAVASWKRQGGSIYMPDTDGPVVPDDLPLAVLDTDLSCDPDNRALYASLGAVTAEWEFVQKIILLKHNAWKIGDSTDSDINASNNHLRFLFWGYQKGHISSPEDFHLVMFDQRGNPKVPKRDALYFSALSGWSEEGGLSSLSGKAGYKAIAATTSFIHDIYTKSPPPLINNPATTATWKNFLLQVVGVSYKLRIFDRQHKEPLLSEEFLFITKHKPEWALNRLYEAYHTDTAKWTKNTKATQLVKEIKITCQDGISLPLSTTVLPLPSVLAACACSSLFGSKTCKSLPLLRVRKPLLKSDEHPSSRWKLFAAHFGIDHPGNPSLTCLVAILKAFIIREHSYLVVKGALTDWVVKIYLLIWKQRTSNLESIRSWFDKNPGVLYTPQLEAEGRQVPPVWGTRQGSEGYPAAVVTQAWNPVLYRLGQDDRESLKGFFRDGLGLWVDICLRASGGLLPVRCIAIPVPVRVYPKKGIRVSLPPPGAYEDVAKRLGGRSVGVEKAKDDKVEPVKVLLSAREKPIQDKKAGPVNVLLSVREKPLVVELCSKVEELDVFVFKGV, encoded by the coding sequence ATGCGCTATATACCTCATCGGCTGTGGCCAGAGAAGCTGGCTTCGCTTATTCGAACATGTCTATCATCGGACCCTTTGCTGGTCGACCAAGCAGGGCGCTATCGATCTATTTCTCAGCTGTGCACGTACTCCAAAGACCAGCTGGATTCCCACGGAAACCCCTTATTTCCAGACTCTGATGATACATCTGGCCCGCTTTCGTCACAGTACCAAAGTCAAGACCAAGAGATCTTGTTGGATTATGGACTTCACATAGTTAGTGCAGATGATATGATCGCTCGGGTGCGATCGTTGATGAAAAGCCGGGATTGGCAGAAGTTTCTCGGCAACCAAGATAAAGACCGGCGGTCTCGCATCAGAGCTTGGGCGTCGGGTGCCTTTGGAGACGGACACAGCATCGATCTCAAGACCCTTGGATTACTCTCTCTCGTTCCTGGTGGGTTGAACAGAGCGGTTGCTTCATGGAAGAGGCAAGGAGGCAGCATTTATATGCCTGACACTGACGGCCCTGTTGTTCCCGATGACCTCCCACTTGCGGTCCTAGATACAGACTTGTCTTGTGACCCCGATAATCGTGCGCTCTATGCATCGCTAGGTGCTGTGACCGCAGAATGGGAATTTGTTCAGAAGATTATCCTACTCAAACATAATGCGTGGAAGATAGGAGATTCCACCGACTCGGATATCAATGcttccaacaaccaccttcGTTTCCTGTTTTGGGGTTATCAAAAGGGACATATCTCATCACCAGAGGATTTCCATCTTGTGATGTTTGACCAGCGTGGAAACCCCAAAGTGCCAAAACGGGACGCTCTTTATTTTTCGGCATTGTCTGGTTGGTCTGAGGAAGGCGGGCTATCAAGTCTTAGTGGTAAAGCTGGATACAAAGCTATCGCGGCAACCACCTCGTTCATCCACGATATATACACCAAAAGCCCGCCCCCTTTGATCAACAATCCTGCCACCACAGCCACCTGGAAGAATTTTCTCCTTCAAGTAGTGGGTGTCAGCTACAAACTACGAATCTTCGATCGCCAACACAAGGAACCTCTCCTAAGTGAAGAGTTTCTATTCATAACCAAGCATAAGCCAGAATGGGCGCTCAATCGTCTCTATGAAGCCTACCACACAGACACGGCCAAATGGACGAAAAATACCAAAGCAACACAGTTGgtcaaggagatcaagatcaCCTGCCAAGATGGGATAAGCCTTCCGCTCAGTACAACAGTCCTTCCACTCCCTTCGGTCTTGGCCGCCTGCGCGTGCTCGAGCCTTTTCGGTAGCAAAACTTGCAAATCGCTGCCTCTGCTCCGGGTTCGAAAACCGCTACTCAAATCCGACGAACACCCATCCTCACGGTGGAAACTCTTCGCCGCTCATTTTGGAATAGACCACCCGGGCAACCCCAGCCTGACATGCCTCGTAGCTATCCTGAAAGCCTTCATCATCCGGGAACACTCCTACTTGGTTGTTAAAGGGGCGCTCACGGACTGGGTTGTGAAAATTTACCTCCTAATCTGGAAGCAGCGAACCTCCAACCTGGAGTCCATCCGATCGTGGTTCGACAAAAACCCAGGCGTGCTTTACACCCCACAGCTGGAGGCCGAAGGGCGGCAAGTGCCGCCGGTTTGGGGCACCCGTCAGGGTTCGGAGGGATACCCTGCCGCGGTGGTGACCCAGGCCTGGAACCCCGTTCTTTATCGTCTTGGGCAGGATGATCGGGAGAGTTTGAAGGGTTTCTTTCGAGATGGGTTGGGATTGTGGGTTGATATCTGTCTGCGGGCATCAGGCGGGTTGTTGCCTGTGAGATGTATTGCTATACCTGTTCCTGTAAGGGTGTATCCGAAAAAAGGAATCAGGGTcagcctccctcctcctgggGCGTATGAGGATGTTGCGAAGAGATTAGGGGGCAGGTCTGTTGGTGtggaaaaggcaaaagaTGACAAGGTGGAACCTGTGAAGGTGCTGTTGTCTGCGAGAGAAAAGCCGATCCAGGACAAAAAGGCGGGACCTGTTAACGTGCTCTTGTCTGTGAGAGAAAAGCCTTTGGTTGTGGAACTCTGCAGTaaggttgaggagctggACGTATTTGTGTTTAAGGGGGTCTGA
- a CDS encoding hypothetical protein (EggNog:ENOG503P45X) produces MSLTGTNDAPLPSALLGRRMKNSSLRPCSGLTEIEPLGVQTDHVTYESSPGDTKHVVAGFTTPFVPGETVLDNFNRTIDHLNLKLSIVHRDITTWNLLIDPETDDLQIFDFNMGTKLTWEGDNDHLNTFGYDEDRNDVKLAVFAVYEIITSGISYREENELENLDVAQVLDQEEWEQHPDVQLEEGVPVSEYRRVLMVWVSSRKKTEKETTFYKQAPEFIDSPGQPGFPLIDFVGSVTRKESQMRSEMIRRGEPFIRWQLSATAQLPLPEGQRLLATGKIVTEK; encoded by the exons ATGTCATTGACTGGGACTAATGACGCACCATTACCGTCTGCACTTctgggaagaaggatgaaGAATTCATCTTTGAGGCCCTG CTCAGGACTCACTGAAATTGAACCACTTGGAGTTCAGACCGACCACGTCACGTACGAATCCTCACCGGGCGACACGAAACATGTG GTCGCGGGATTTACCACTCCTTTTGTTCCCGGGGAAACCGTTCTGGACAACTTCAATCGG ACCATCGATCATCTCAATCTCAAACTCAGTATCGTCCACCGCGACATCACCACGTGGAACCTCCTCATCGATCCAGAAACAGACGACCTCCAAATCTTTGACTTCAACATGGGCACCAAGCTTACCTGGGAAGGTGACAATGACCACCTCAACACCTTTGGCTACGACGAAGACCGCAACGACGTCAAGCTCGCCGTTTTCGCCGTGTATGAAATTATCACGAGTGGCATTTCCTACCGCGAGGAAAACGAGCTGGAAAATCTAGATGTTGCCCAAGTACTGGATCAAGAAGAGTGGGAGCAACATCCCGATGTGcagcttgaggagggggtacCTGTGTCCGAATATCGACGTGTTCTTATGGTGTGGGTCAGTTCTCGGAAAAAGACCGAGAAGGAAACTACGTTCTATAAGCAGGCTCCTGAGTTTATCGACTCGCCGGGCCAACCGGGGTTCCCGCTGATCGACTTTGTGGGGAGCGTGACGCGAAAGGAATCGCAAATGCGGTCGGAGATGATCAGGAGAGGGGAGCCGTTTATCAGGTGGCAGCTTTCCGCAACAGCGCAGCTCCCGCTTCCAGAGGGTCAGCGTTTGCTTGCGACTGGTAAGATAGTTACGGAGAAGTAA
- a CDS encoding hypothetical protein (EggNog:ENOG503PYGZ), translating to MEVSLIRFLLIILRPSQSSATPTSQNQLSILQSPDKLPSQPTLHLQYLLTLLTSSSAVKMMFNPTTIFTAILGATFLVAPAIAAPAEEVAAPLAKRVWLSNIDVQAACKEQYTNEYVAIDNGNGCGAWQCVINNNRYSVNMDSYCVRHHGGEAYASCGGGTKWDWQCHDRS from the coding sequence ATGGAAGTCTCTCTCATCAGgtttcttctcatcatcctcagacCCTCACAGTcgtcagcaacaccaaccagtCAAAACCAACTTTCAATACTTCAGTCGCCAGACAAACTACCAAGTCAGCCAACCTTACACCTCCAATACCTTTTGACACTGCTAACCTCCAGCTCAGCCGTAAAAATGATgttcaaccccaccaccatcttcaccgccatcctcggTGCCACATTCCTCGTCGCTCCGGCCATCGCCGcgccggcggaggaggtcgctGCCCCTCTCGCAAAGAGAGTCTGGCTCAGCAACATCGACGTCCAGGCTGCCTGCAAGGAGCAGTACACCAACGAGTACGTCGCTATTGACAACGGCAACGGGTGCGGTGCCTGGCAGTGTgtgatcaacaacaaccgatACAGCGTCAACATGGACAGCTACTGCGTCCGCCACCACGGTGGTGAGGCCTATGCCAGCTGCGGCGGTGGCACCAAGTGGGACTGGCAGTGCCATGACCGCTCTTGA